In Nostoc sp. CENA543, a single genomic region encodes these proteins:
- a CDS encoding GIY-YIG nuclease family protein, which translates to MPVLPYIQRKELPAKPGIYYIGNSLSPVMYVGLSRNLKSRHINHHRQGQFEVMENAVIRYRVLTEDFLATISDLTKTLMKLEKQAIDHYKPPINNTPVANQAKFTTVHGPTYIQIHKAREAGYCTHFEARDGDELTINSSRLPLISRAIEEQRPIFLIASGAYKDYEIAGYPHLSELLPYKKDRIYLLISRFIPYGYEESDCFGYDYVVYGGNSKIFFNPYMILNSRPGFNEFKSSYLKLGFTNCERSPFVSELLRLGDFQLLTPA; encoded by the coding sequence ATGCCAGTTTTACCCTATATTCAACGTAAAGAACTACCAGCAAAACCAGGCATTTACTATATAGGTAATAGCTTATCTCCAGTTATGTACGTCGGTCTTTCACGTAATTTGAAAAGTCGTCATATAAACCATCACCGCCAAGGACAGTTTGAGGTAATGGAAAATGCTGTGATACGCTATCGTGTTTTAACAGAGGATTTTTTAGCTACAATTTCAGACTTAACTAAGACTCTCATGAAGTTAGAGAAGCAAGCTATTGATCACTACAAACCGCCTATCAACAACACACCTGTAGCAAATCAAGCAAAATTTACAACAGTACATGGCCCAACTTATATTCAAATTCATAAAGCTAGAGAAGCAGGCTACTGTACACATTTTGAGGCACGAGATGGAGATGAACTGACAATTAACTCTAGTAGATTACCTCTAATTAGCAGAGCTATTGAAGAACAGCGTCCTATTTTCTTAATAGCATCTGGGGCTTACAAAGATTATGAAATAGCAGGTTATCCTCACCTTTCTGAACTATTACCATACAAAAAGGACAGGATTTATCTTCTGATCAGTCGCTTTATTCCTTATGGATATGAGGAGTCCGATTGCTTTGGTTACGACTATGTTGTGTATGGAGGAAATTCCAAAATATTTTTCAACCCTTATATGATTCTGAACAGTAGACCAGGATTTAATGAATTTAAAAGCAGCTATTTAAAGTTAGGATTTACCAATTGTGAACGTTCTCCCTTTGTCAGTGAGTTGTTACGTCTAGGTGACTTCCAACTACTTACACCTGCCTAA
- a CDS encoding Uma2 family endonuclease, producing MTQAIHKPVTFEEFVNWLPENTAVRYELHNGSIVEMAQPIGEHEEVKGFIARKVTVEFDRLNLPYMIPNQAIVRPLEKDSGYFPDVLVLNQANLVNETLWKKESIVSLGTTIPLIIEVVSTNWRDDYYLKYADYEEMGISEYWIVDYAALGGRNFIGNPKQATISICNLVDGEYQISKFQDSDVWRQAAERLRIISQTFPELNLTPTQIFQAGLV from the coding sequence ATGACTCAAGCCATACACAAGCCAGTAACATTTGAGGAATTTGTCAATTGGCTACCCGAAAATACTGCGGTACGCTACGAATTACATAATGGAAGCATTGTTGAGATGGCACAACCAATAGGGGAACATGAGGAAGTCAAGGGTTTTATAGCTAGAAAAGTCACGGTTGAATTTGACCGCTTAAACCTCCCCTATATGATCCCCAACCAAGCTATAGTTAGACCTCTGGAAAAAGATTCTGGTTATTTTCCTGATGTGTTGGTGCTAAATCAGGCAAATTTGGTCAATGAAACATTATGGAAAAAAGAATCCATCGTGAGTTTAGGTACAACAATACCTTTGATAATTGAAGTTGTCTCAACTAACTGGCGGGACGATTACTACTTAAAATATGCTGACTATGAGGAAATGGGTATCTCTGAATATTGGATTGTAGACTATGCTGCCTTGGGTGGACGCAATTTTATTGGCAACCCCAAACAAGCAACCATCTCTATCTGTAATTTAGTGGATGGAGAATACCAAATCAGTAAGTTTCAAGATAGCGATGTCTGGCGACAAGCCGCAGAGCGTCTACGCATTATCTCCCAAACCTTTCCTGAATTGAACCTCACCCCAACCCAAATTTTTCAAGCTGGCTTGGTGTAA
- a CDS encoding DEAD/DEAH box helicase family protein, which translates to MYASINLDQVRDGNFSSKTPFQHQIEAFNALSKTFKFGSEKPGSGILVLPTGAGKTFTAVRWLSEHVIPKNIKILWLAPSFYLLDQAFETFKKSASEIPESKKTLNIRCVSSNPSHAKAASIKLTDDIVIMTIQTAIKNLHTEAEDKTGKKFETAFRKFIDFCRKSGLFVVVDEAHHAPAYGCRNLLIGEKDSALGLRLLCPNLNLLGLTATPTHNDNAIKGWLWKIFENKIIYEGNKESLISQGILAQPHYIEVSTGKEWEVDDSLYNRLVKQHKDLPEYIIEQLASDRDRNNFIVDTYIKNKKNYGKTIIFADRWFQCVYIKDKMIEQGIRADAIYSHIDADPGSAEARNKRNQDDNKRILTAFKDGKIDVLINVRMLTEGADVPNVQTVFITRQTTSSILMTQMIGRALRGKKVGGSSEANVVLFFDDWKRLIDWVDPKNGEMKVIEEAEVRENYPLEYISICLVEELSKSIESGGEYLIEYNKICPIGWYKTEIEYADSENQSDSMESFTEFVMVYEHTKDKLGTFMTFIRSTDLLGEWSKEYLDEQWMQPQVEQWLDKYFDRKSDDIGQKLQSDLMKIVRHIAQNESLPPYHSFEERENYDLDKMAEKVMNFLPYQKHEYLKGEFSKPGTLWKTFYKNLRRFETAVDAAIINIIYSHRSVVDKISPVEINPDQEKNEDRELTEAEKAEVKKRDGYVCLCCGTNKWDKLQIDHIKPFSMGGKTTIENSQTLCNICNRVKGNHEISFLCKQTKLSSPKKLDLSRPYTGQSATRIITRLVNIFYHCKAVYKVSWHVLTYTYSIELYPGNNPEWLRKHRAELLNFIQKKLGGSAFNISVNTTYKT; encoded by the coding sequence ATGTACGCATCTATCAATCTGGATCAAGTAAGAGATGGTAATTTTTCTTCCAAAACACCTTTCCAGCACCAAATTGAGGCGTTTAATGCCCTTAGTAAAACTTTTAAATTTGGCAGTGAAAAACCAGGTAGTGGAATTTTAGTTCTACCCACAGGCGCAGGTAAGACATTTACGGCTGTTAGATGGTTGTCTGAGCATGTAATTCCGAAAAATATTAAGATACTTTGGTTAGCTCCATCATTTTACTTATTAGATCAAGCATTCGAGACCTTCAAAAAAAGTGCTAGTGAGATTCCAGAATCTAAAAAAACATTAAATATTCGATGCGTTTCTAGTAATCCATCTCATGCTAAGGCCGCATCGATAAAATTAACTGATGATATTGTCATCATGACAATACAAACAGCTATCAAGAATTTACATACTGAAGCAGAAGACAAAACTGGTAAAAAGTTCGAGACAGCTTTTAGAAAATTTATAGATTTTTGTAGAAAATCAGGACTTTTTGTGGTGGTTGATGAAGCTCACCATGCACCAGCTTATGGTTGCAGAAACTTATTAATTGGTGAAAAAGATTCTGCTTTAGGGCTACGATTATTATGCCCAAACTTAAATCTTCTTGGTTTAACAGCTACGCCAACTCATAATGATAATGCCATAAAGGGTTGGCTGTGGAAAATTTTTGAAAATAAAATTATTTACGAAGGCAATAAAGAAAGTTTAATATCACAAGGAATTTTAGCTCAACCTCATTATATTGAAGTATCAACTGGTAAAGAATGGGAAGTAGATGATAGTTTATATAACCGATTAGTTAAGCAGCATAAAGACCTGCCAGAATACATTATTGAACAACTTGCATCTGATCGAGATAGAAACAATTTTATAGTAGATACTTATATAAAAAATAAGAAAAATTATGGCAAAACTATTATTTTTGCTGACCGTTGGTTTCAATGCGTTTACATAAAAGATAAGATGATTGAACAAGGTATTCGAGCCGATGCAATTTATTCACATATAGATGCTGATCCTGGTTCAGCCGAAGCACGAAATAAACGTAATCAGGATGATAATAAAAGAATTTTAACTGCATTTAAAGATGGAAAAATAGACGTTTTAATCAATGTGAGAATGTTAACAGAAGGTGCTGATGTTCCTAATGTTCAGACTGTATTTATCACTCGTCAAACAACAAGCTCTATACTCATGACTCAAATGATTGGCAGAGCATTGCGAGGCAAAAAAGTAGGAGGCAGTAGTGAAGCGAATGTTGTGTTATTTTTCGATGATTGGAAACGTTTAATTGATTGGGTTGATCCAAAAAATGGCGAAATGAAGGTCATTGAAGAAGCTGAAGTTAGAGAAAATTACCCCCTAGAATACATATCAATTTGTTTAGTAGAAGAATTATCGAAATCAATTGAAAGTGGTGGAGAATATTTAATAGAATACAATAAAATCTGTCCAATTGGATGGTATAAAACTGAAATTGAATATGCCGACTCTGAAAATCAGTCTGACTCAATGGAATCATTTACTGAGTTTGTCATGGTATATGAACACACCAAAGACAAACTTGGTACTTTTATGACATTTATTCGTTCAACAGATTTGCTTGGTGAATGGTCTAAAGAATATCTTGATGAACAATGGATGCAGCCTCAAGTTGAACAATGGCTTGATAAATACTTTGACCGTAAATCTGACGATATTGGACAAAAGCTTCAGTCTGATTTAATGAAGATTGTACGCCATATCGCTCAAAATGAATCTTTACCCCCATATCATTCATTTGAAGAAAGAGAAAATTATGACTTAGATAAAATGGCAGAAAAAGTTATGAATTTTTTACCTTATCAAAAACATGAATATTTAAAGGGAGAATTTTCGAAACCTGGCACACTATGGAAGACTTTCTACAAAAACTTGCGTCGATTTGAAACAGCCGTTGATGCAGCAATTATAAACATCATTTATTCTCACCGAAGTGTGGTAGATAAAATTAGTCCAGTTGAGATTAATCCTGATCAAGAAAAGAACGAGGATAGAGAATTAACTGAAGCAGAAAAAGCAGAAGTTAAGAAAAGAGACGGCTATGTTTGCCTATGTTGTGGAACAAACAAATGGGATAAATTACAAATCGACCATATTAAACCGTTTTCTATGGGGGGCAAAACAACTATAGAAAACTCACAGACATTGTGTAATATTTGCAATAGAGTTAAGGGCAATCATGAAATTAGTTTTTTGTGTAAACAAACCAAATTAAGCAGTCCCAAAAAACTTGATTTATCACGACCATATACAGGTCAGAGTGCTACAAGAATTATTACAAGATTAGTTAATATTTTCTACCATTGCAAAGCAGTTTATAAAGTAAGTTGGCATGTACTTACTTACACTTACAGTATAGAATTATATCCAGGCAATAATCCTGAATGGTTGCGTAAACATCGAGCCGAACTCCTCAATTTCATTCAAAAGAAACTTGGCGGTAGTGCTTTCAACATTAGTGTTAATACAACTTATAAAACGTAA
- a CDS encoding DUF1257 domain-containing protein codes for MSHFSTLRTKITDAEILKASLRDLGISVKTEADVRGYNGQRVRSDIVAVLEGEYDLGWSRNSDGSFDLIADLWGVAKKHNQTELINSINQKYAVNKTLAEVKQRGLQNANVKLVLQ; via the coding sequence ATGTCTCACTTTAGCACTCTTCGCACCAAGATCACCGATGCCGAAATCCTCAAAGCTTCCTTGCGCGACCTGGGTATCAGCGTAAAAACAGAAGCTGATGTACGCGGTTATAACGGTCAGCGCGTTCGTTCCGACATCGTTGCAGTATTGGAAGGCGAATATGACTTAGGTTGGTCTCGCAATAGCGATGGTTCTTTTGACCTCATCGCTGACCTGTGGGGTGTTGCTAAGAAGCACAACCAAACCGAGTTAATCAACTCCATCAACCAAAAATACGCTGTTAACAAAACCTTAGCAGAAGTAAAACAGCGCGGTTTGCAAAACGCAAATGTGAAATTAGTATTGCAATAA
- a CDS encoding AAA family ATPase, translating into MKEELNILIQAQYPLIYLVTSEEERAEQAISTIAQVLRPQRRVFVWTVTHGIVEYGQPRSVSQHNTVSPEAAIDWIIRQKEPGIFILKDLHPFIDAPATTRSLRDAIASFKGMQKNIILMSPMQQVPIELEKEVVVLDFQLPDMSELNKVLTQHLDQYRGRRLTTEAREKLLRAALGLTKDESEKVYRKAQVTTGRLTEEEVDIVLSEKKQLIRRNGILEYIEEDETIDAVGGLEELKKWLKQRSNAFTERAREYGLPQPKGMLILGVPGCGKSLIAKTTSRLWGLPLLRLDMGRVYDGSMVGRSEANLRNALKTAESISPAILFIDELDKSFAGSAGSGDSDGGTSSRIFGSFLTWMQEKKSPVFVMATANRVERLPGEFLRKGRFDEIFFVDLPTPEERCDIFKIHLNKRREDITRFDLEQLAKMSDGFSGAEIEQALIAAMYEAFAQDREFTQLDIIAALKATLPLSRTMQEQVTALRDWARQRARPAASSVAEYQRMEF; encoded by the coding sequence ATGAAAGAAGAGCTCAATATTCTCATTCAAGCTCAATACCCACTAATCTACCTTGTGACCTCCGAGGAAGAGAGGGCAGAGCAAGCAATTTCCACAATCGCCCAAGTGTTAAGACCCCAACGCCGTGTGTTTGTGTGGACAGTAACTCATGGCATCGTGGAGTATGGTCAACCCCGGAGTGTAAGTCAACACAACACCGTTTCTCCAGAGGCGGCGATCGACTGGATCATCCGGCAAAAAGAACCTGGTATATTTATTCTTAAAGATTTACATCCATTTATTGATGCTCCCGCGACCACAAGGTCATTACGTGATGCGATCGCTAGCTTTAAGGGTATGCAAAAGAACATCATTTTGATGTCTCCCATGCAGCAAGTACCCATTGAACTGGAAAAGGAAGTAGTTGTTTTAGACTTCCAACTCCCCGATATGTCTGAGTTAAATAAAGTATTAACTCAACATCTCGATCAGTATCGGGGGCGGCGGTTGACCACAGAAGCGCGGGAAAAACTCCTCAGAGCCGCTCTAGGTTTAACCAAAGACGAATCTGAGAAAGTGTATCGTAAAGCGCAAGTCACCACAGGGCGGTTGACTGAAGAAGAAGTAGATATAGTTCTATCGGAGAAAAAGCAACTTATCCGGCGCAATGGCATCCTCGAATACATCGAAGAAGATGAAACCATTGATGCAGTAGGTGGCTTAGAAGAACTGAAAAAATGGCTCAAACAACGCTCTAACGCCTTTACAGAAAGAGCCAGAGAGTATGGACTGCCCCAACCCAAAGGGATGTTAATTCTAGGTGTTCCTGGTTGTGGTAAGTCACTGATAGCAAAAACAACGTCCCGGCTGTGGGGTTTACCACTATTGCGTTTAGATATGGGTCGAGTTTACGACGGCTCGATGGTGGGACGAAGTGAAGCTAATCTGCGTAACGCCCTCAAAACAGCAGAATCGATTTCCCCAGCAATTTTGTTTATCGATGAGTTAGATAAATCCTTTGCGGGAAGTGCTGGTTCTGGTGATTCCGATGGGGGTACATCAAGTAGGATATTTGGGTCTTTCCTCACCTGGATGCAAGAGAAGAAATCTCCAGTATTCGTCATGGCGACAGCCAACCGCGTAGAACGCCTACCTGGGGAATTCTTGAGGAAAGGTCGTTTTGATGAAATTTTCTTTGTGGATCTGCCCACACCCGAAGAAAGATGTGATATCTTCAAGATCCACCTCAATAAACGCCGTGAAGACATCACCCGCTTCGATTTAGAACAACTAGCCAAGATGTCTGATGGCTTCTCCGGGGCAGAAATTGAACAAGCACTAATTGCGGCAATGTATGAAGCCTTTGCCCAAGACCGCGAGTTCACCCAATTAGATATTATTGCGGCACTTAAAGCCACCTTGCCACTGTCTCGCACGATGCAAGAACAGGTCACAGCCTTAAGAGACTGGGCAAGACAGCGCGCTAGACCAGCCGCATCCTCCGTTGCTGAATATCAGCGAATGGAGTTTTAA
- a CDS encoding class I SAM-dependent methyltransferase: MTAAVNTAPGLASRLVNGILAIKPLASLAKHQARQMMIKRAEKIGVPWTNEVKTLQARDWTQDLAQVQNPQVAYPDYYLNSFHAYETGNLSWQAAFEVEPAAYAVHAKIWQGTEVQGDAKLRQSYHDILKPQIPHAPQTILDMGCSVGLSSFALQALYPQAKVTGLDLSPYFLAVANYRAQQRQAKINWVHAPAESTGLPDASFDLVSICLVCHELPQSATRQILAEARRVLRPGGYIGIMDMNPQSEIYKKMPPYILTLLKSTEPYLDEYFRLDIEQALVTAGFQKPTITSNTPLHRTIIAQVSGC, encoded by the coding sequence ATGACTGCTGCTGTAAACACTGCTCCTGGCCTAGCTTCTCGCTTGGTGAATGGCATACTAGCAATTAAGCCTTTAGCTAGTCTTGCTAAACATCAAGCACGCCAAATGATGATTAAACGGGCTGAAAAAATTGGCGTACCTTGGACAAATGAAGTTAAAACTCTCCAGGCGCGTGATTGGACACAGGATTTAGCTCAAGTGCAAAATCCCCAGGTTGCTTATCCAGACTATTATCTGAATTCATTTCACGCTTACGAAACAGGTAATTTGAGTTGGCAAGCGGCTTTTGAAGTAGAACCAGCAGCTTACGCGGTTCACGCTAAAATTTGGCAGGGTACTGAGGTGCAAGGCGATGCCAAATTACGCCAAAGTTACCATGATATTCTCAAACCTCAAATTCCTCACGCTCCACAAACTATTCTGGACATGGGATGTAGTGTGGGTTTAAGTTCATTTGCTCTACAAGCACTTTATCCCCAAGCCAAAGTCACAGGCTTAGATTTGTCCCCCTATTTCTTAGCGGTTGCTAACTATCGCGCTCAACAGCGTCAAGCTAAGATTAACTGGGTTCATGCTCCAGCTGAATCTACGGGCTTACCAGATGCTAGTTTTGATTTAGTCTCAATTTGTCTTGTCTGTCATGAATTACCCCAGTCAGCAACTCGGCAAATTTTAGCTGAGGCGCGGCGTGTATTGCGTCCTGGAGGTTACATTGGGATTATGGATATGAATCCACAATCGGAAATCTATAAAAAAATGCCGCCTTATATTTTAACGTTGCTCAAAAGTACAGAGCCGTATTTGGACGAATATTTTAGGTTAGATATTGAGCAAGCTTTAGTAACAGCAGGTTTCCAAAAACCCACTATTACTAGTAATACTCCTCTTCATCGCACCATTATTGCTCAAGTGAGTGGCTGCTAG
- a CDS encoding PrsW family glutamic-type intramembrane protease, protein MAASDFVLLLWAVIPPLLFLGYYYYRVSIAPPVQLVLLLFVVGAVSGFLALGLQLGFETVAHKWLHWRQIQRGIFGATVRQLIAIAPIEEGCKLIAVIIPTLYLQRRYQLRSLSIFFFTIAVALGFTAEENWIYLYHGTATIFERSIGTPVHAMFSAPWGYALGRYLSATVQINRYKHLFVLAWINSLFFHALVNIFSIAGRYASALQLLSYGLFPLLLWMFWRMEQLLRQVQNQPPIILISGRTCQHRYWQRGLLFLAMMLGGNAILGLFLLVRVLSPLSPAQLLYSDILWFIFSRFLLNSFFGILAWLIYWYLRHGNRM, encoded by the coding sequence GTGGCTGCTAGTGATTTTGTTTTACTGCTGTGGGCAGTTATACCACCACTGCTATTTTTAGGTTATTACTATTACCGCGTTAGCATTGCCCCACCCGTGCAACTTGTGTTGTTGTTATTTGTGGTTGGGGCAGTATCGGGTTTTTTAGCTTTGGGTTTACAATTAGGTTTTGAAACTGTTGCTCACAAATGGTTGCATTGGCGACAAATTCAGCGTGGAATTTTTGGTGCTACCGTCAGACAGTTGATTGCGATCGCTCCCATTGAGGAAGGGTGTAAATTAATTGCAGTTATCATCCCCACATTATATTTACAGCGTCGGTATCAACTGCGATCGCTTAGTATTTTCTTCTTTACCATTGCGGTTGCTTTAGGATTTACCGCCGAAGAAAATTGGATTTATTTATATCATGGTACAGCCACGATTTTTGAGCGCAGCATCGGTACACCAGTCCATGCAATGTTCTCTGCGCCTTGGGGATATGCTTTAGGAAGATATTTGTCAGCAACTGTGCAGATAAACCGTTATAAACATTTATTTGTTTTGGCTTGGATTAATTCTCTATTTTTTCATGCTTTAGTCAATATTTTTTCTATTGCTGGACGTTATGCTTCTGCTTTACAGTTGCTTAGTTATGGTTTATTTCCGTTGCTGTTGTGGATGTTTTGGCGTATGGAACAGCTACTACGCCAAGTTCAAAATCAACCACCCATCATATTAATATCTGGGCGTACATGCCAACATCGTTACTGGCAAAGAGGATTATTGTTTTTGGCGATGATGTTGGGTGGAAATGCCATTTTGGGGCTATTTTTGTTAGTAAGAGTTCTCAGTCCTTTAAGTCCAGCACAACTTTTATATTCTGATATTTTGTGGTTTATATTCAGTAGATTTTTACTGAATTCATTTTTTGGGATTTTAGCTTGGTTAATTTATTGGTATTTACGACATGGAAATCGAATGTGA
- the rpsU gene encoding 30S ribosomal protein S21, whose protein sequence is MTQVVLGENEGIDSALRRFKREVSKAGIFQDMRKKRHFETPLEKEKRKAVARHKQNHRNRSRYR, encoded by the coding sequence ATGACACAAGTAGTTTTAGGGGAGAACGAAGGCATTGATTCAGCATTACGGAGATTTAAACGGGAAGTTTCCAAAGCGGGAATTTTCCAAGACATGAGAAAGAAACGTCACTTCGAGACACCGTTAGAAAAAGAAAAGCGGAAAGCAGTTGCTAGACATAAGCAAAATCATCGAAACCGTTCTCGCTACAGGTAA